The following coding sequences are from one Hippopotamus amphibius kiboko isolate mHipAmp2 chromosome 9, mHipAmp2.hap2, whole genome shotgun sequence window:
- the BSX gene encoding brain-specific homeobox protein homolog, whose amino-acid sequence MNLNFTSPLHPASSQRPTSFFIEDILLHKPKPLREVAPDHFASSLASRVPLLDYGYPLMPTPTLLAPHPHHPLHKGDHHHPYFLTTSGVPVPALFPHPQHPELPGKHCRRRKARTVFSDSQLSGLEKRFEIQRYLSTPERVELATALSLSETQVKTWFQNRRMKHKKQLRKSQDEPKAPDGPESPEGSPRGPEAAPAEARLGLPTGPFVLTEPEDEVDIGDEGELGSGPHVL is encoded by the exons ATGAATCTCAACTTCACCTCCCCTCTACACCCGGCGTCATCTCAGAGGCCCACGTCCTTCTTCATTGAGGACATCCTGCTGCACAAGCCCAAGCCGCTAAGGGAGGTGGCCCCTGACCATTTCGCCAGCTCTCTGGCCTCCCGGGTGCCTCTGCTAGACTATGGCTACCCCCTCATGCCCACACCCACCCTCCTGGCTCCTCACCCCCATCACCCTCTACATAAGGGAGACCACCACCATCCTTATTTCCTCACCACCTCAG GGGTTCCGGTCCCGGCGTTGTTCCCGCACCCCCAGCACCCCGAGCTGCCGGGGAAGCACTGCCGCCGCCGCAAAGCTCGCACGGTTTTCTCGGACTCGCAGCTCTCCGGCCTGGAGAAGAGATTCGAGATCCAGCGCTACCTGTCCACGCCCGAGCGGGTGGAGCTGGCCACGGCCCTCAGCCTGTCCGAGACGCAG GTGAAAACGTGGTTCCAGAACCGACGGATGAAGCATAAAAAGCAGCTGAGGAAAAGTCAAGACGAGCCCAAAGCGCCTGATGGGCCCGAGAGCCCCGAGGGCAGCCCCCGCGGCCCCGAGGCCGCACCCGCCGAGGCTCGGCTGGGCCTGCCCACCGGCCCTTTTGTGCTGACCGAGCCGGAGGACGAGGTGGACATTGGGGACGAGGGGGAGCTGGGCTCAGGGCCGCACGTGCTCTGA